A genomic region of Runella rosea contains the following coding sequences:
- a CDS encoding Txe/YoeB family addiction module toxin, with translation MSSSRNILFTPQAFEDFTSWVNENKKVFFKISELIEETRRNPFEGKGKPEALKYDFKGFWSRRITDEHCIDLQSDSRYNRILFVQGSLRR, from the coding sequence ATGAGCTCGTCAAGAAACATTCTGTTCACGCCTCAGGCATTTGAGGACTTTACAAGTTGGGTCAACGAGAACAAAAAAGTCTTTTTCAAGATTTCGGAACTCATTGAAGAAACACGTCGCAATCCTTTTGAAGGCAAAGGCAAACCCGAAGCCCTCAAGTATGATTTCAAAGGGTTTTGGTCTCGAAGGATTACGGATGAGCATTGTATTGATCTACAAAGTGACTCACGATACAATAGAATTTTATTCGTTCAGGGATCATTACGGAGATAA
- a CDS encoding exo-alpha-sialidase has product MKYLLVSSLILSLSLFGFSTIINRKTTAVSNEKFTGATPRFTTDHRGNPVLSWVEKDGDKALFYFSISENDGQTFGKKIRINAPTELTVHAEGMPRVAFKGDGSIWATFEIKKPTKEAPRAADLMYVVSTDKGQSWSAPKAVHKDTTPGKGHSFSDMIRLPNGELGFVWLDEKMGKYEGRSVKFVQTLPNGGFSEEVVVDSNACQCCRTVLFIDTNKNIHLTYRDLLADGTRDMSHAVSTDGGKTFTQPQLVYKDRWKINACPHTGPSMTQSGNDFFVTWFSGKSENHEAGVRIVKLGEEKLFSANLTVRAKHPQIATLNGNLAIVWDESVEKDGEFFTKIALRIIDKNGKETTTFLTADHENASYPVLIPTLNGLMLAYEWQAKGAEKAVIVSQLVEVL; this is encoded by the coding sequence ATGAAATACCTCCTCGTATCCTCATTGATTCTATCATTAAGTCTTTTCGGATTTTCAACAATAATCAACCGCAAAACAACAGCTGTTTCCAACGAAAAATTCACGGGCGCAACCCCACGTTTTACGACCGACCACCGTGGCAATCCAGTGCTGAGTTGGGTCGAAAAAGACGGCGATAAAGCCCTTTTTTACTTTTCCATTTCTGAAAATGACGGACAGACATTTGGCAAAAAAATCAGAATTAATGCTCCAACGGAATTAACCGTACACGCCGAAGGAATGCCTCGCGTAGCCTTCAAAGGCGACGGCAGCATTTGGGCCACTTTTGAAATCAAAAAACCGACCAAAGAAGCCCCGCGCGCCGCAGATTTGATGTACGTTGTCTCGACCGATAAGGGCCAAAGTTGGTCTGCGCCCAAAGCCGTCCATAAAGATACCACACCAGGCAAAGGCCACTCCTTCAGCGACATGATTCGCCTACCCAACGGTGAACTAGGCTTTGTGTGGTTGGACGAAAAAATGGGCAAGTACGAAGGCCGCAGCGTAAAATTTGTACAAACATTGCCCAACGGAGGTTTTTCGGAAGAAGTCGTAGTAGACTCCAACGCCTGTCAATGTTGCCGAACGGTATTGTTTATTGATACCAACAAAAACATCCACCTCACTTACCGCGACCTACTCGCCGACGGCACCCGCGACATGAGCCACGCCGTTTCGACCGATGGCGGGAAAACGTTTACTCAACCCCAATTGGTGTACAAAGACCGCTGGAAAATCAACGCCTGTCCGCACACCGGCCCAAGCATGACACAATCTGGTAACGATTTCTTTGTGACGTGGTTCAGCGGTAAATCTGAAAACCACGAAGCAGGCGTCAGAATCGTTAAATTAGGTGAAGAAAAACTCTTTTCCGCTAACTTAACAGTACGTGCAAAGCACCCTCAAATCGCCACGTTGAATGGCAATTTGGCCATAGTTTGGGACGAATCAGTGGAGAAAGACGGTGAATTCTTTACTAAAATTGCCCTGAGAATCATTGATAAAAACGGCAAAGAAACCACCACTTTCCTCACCGCCGACCATGAAAATGCTTCCTATCCCGTACTAATACCCACTCTTAACGGCTTAATGTTGGCCTACGAATGGCAAGCCAAAGGCGCAGAAAAGGCCGTGATTGTCTCGCAGTTGGTGGAAGTTTTGTAA
- a CDS encoding TonB-dependent receptor encodes MKNIHLYLLLLLGAVVHQTAAQQTVKGKIFDAVTKEPVVGATVQILKNNAGTITDNNGLFVLSNVATGAKISISTIGYASQEVEISDNNPLTVSLEPSVENLQTIVVTGNREAALRTETPIAISKLTPKMIDEAKASSIYEVINKTPGVMMVNLNNEQHSMAIRQPMTTNAYYLYLEDGVPIRPMGVFNHNSLLEMNQFTVSSIEVVKGPVSSVYGPEAVGGAINFISQRPTAVPTARIGLQADQWGYRRIQYGAGATLGKFGIYVGGLVAEQKDAWMTSSDYTKNAQYARLEYHFTPKARLIYTLSYAKYDSQTSGSVDSVAFYNRQYISTTDFTYRKSYSLRSRLTFEKEWNNGSQSFVTVFARDNKHGQNPSYGIRWTSGAATARGEINSNDFKSLGLIAQHTQRFKFFNSKLTVGTTVDFSPNEYWSYQVDLAAQLRADKKSVEKYTISKERPDIQIANYSADIHNTALYAQYDFEPLPKLRISAGLRYDNMSFDFVNNLDIDKTTGQAIGGAKSYSQTTPKLGVTYDLGKGKGIYANYSKGFAPSGLTAIFRKRPTPALNGDLFYYNLVPATFANAEIGGWMSLLKNKIYLDATYYQMNGTNELLNIRQPDNSTDYQAAGKTLHKGVEFGITYKPSKEMFVRFGGTHSIHRFVEFILSQRASDALKDVNGKDMPSAPRWVWNGEVSYYPKWFKNFRTSVEWQHLSKWYQNQINTVVYDGYDLVNFRAGYQWKGIELFTNVMNLTNALYATNATRGNATTDRTTFTPAAPRTFTVGVQYNFKGK; translated from the coding sequence ATGAAAAATATACATCTATACCTGCTGCTTCTGTTGGGAGCAGTTGTCCACCAAACGGCAGCGCAACAGACCGTCAAAGGCAAAATCTTTGACGCCGTCACCAAAGAACCCGTGGTGGGTGCTACGGTTCAAATCCTCAAAAACAACGCTGGAACAATCACCGATAACAATGGTCTTTTTGTCCTTTCAAATGTGGCAACAGGCGCAAAAATCAGTATTTCAACCATTGGTTACGCAAGCCAAGAAGTTGAAATTTCGGACAACAATCCGCTGACGGTATCGCTCGAACCTTCGGTAGAAAACCTCCAGACAATCGTCGTAACGGGCAACCGCGAGGCAGCACTACGTACCGAAACGCCCATTGCCATCTCAAAACTGACGCCAAAAATGATTGACGAGGCGAAGGCAAGTTCTATTTATGAGGTTATCAACAAAACGCCCGGCGTAATGATGGTCAATCTCAACAACGAGCAGCATTCGATGGCCATCCGCCAGCCCATGACCACCAATGCTTACTATCTTTATTTGGAAGACGGCGTACCGATTCGTCCCATGGGTGTGTTCAATCACAATTCTTTATTGGAAATGAACCAGTTTACCGTCAGCTCGATTGAGGTAGTCAAAGGCCCCGTTTCGTCGGTTTATGGTCCAGAAGCCGTGGGCGGTGCCATCAATTTTATCTCACAACGCCCCACCGCCGTACCCACCGCCCGGATTGGCCTCCAGGCTGACCAATGGGGCTACCGCCGCATACAATATGGCGCAGGTGCTACGTTGGGGAAGTTTGGCATTTACGTGGGCGGCTTGGTTGCCGAGCAGAAAGACGCTTGGATGACGAGCTCTGATTATACCAAAAATGCTCAATATGCGCGATTGGAGTATCATTTTACCCCAAAAGCGCGCCTGATTTATACTCTTTCCTACGCCAAGTATGACTCCCAAACCAGCGGCAGCGTCGACAGCGTCGCGTTTTATAATCGTCAGTACATCAGCACGACCGATTTTACTTATCGTAAATCCTACTCGCTGCGTTCACGTTTGACATTTGAAAAAGAGTGGAACAACGGCTCACAGTCGTTCGTCACGGTTTTTGCACGGGACAACAAACACGGACAAAACCCCTCATACGGGATTCGGTGGACATCTGGGGCAGCAACGGCACGGGGTGAGATCAATTCCAATGATTTCAAAAGTCTGGGTCTCATTGCCCAGCACACCCAACGTTTTAAATTCTTCAATTCAAAACTGACTGTCGGAACTACCGTTGACTTTTCGCCCAATGAATATTGGTCGTATCAGGTAGATTTGGCCGCACAACTTCGGGCCGACAAAAAATCGGTAGAGAAATACACTATTTCTAAAGAACGCCCTGATATTCAAATCGCTAACTACAGCGCTGATATTCATAATACCGCTTTGTACGCACAGTATGATTTTGAGCCTCTGCCAAAACTGCGCATTTCGGCGGGGCTGCGCTACGACAATATGTCGTTTGATTTTGTCAACAATCTTGACATTGACAAGACTACGGGTCAGGCCATCGGCGGTGCTAAATCGTACAGCCAAACTACACCCAAATTGGGCGTAACCTACGATTTAGGAAAAGGAAAAGGTATTTATGCCAATTATTCCAAAGGCTTTGCACCTTCGGGCTTGACGGCGATTTTCAGAAAACGTCCTACTCCAGCACTAAACGGCGATTTGTTTTATTACAACTTAGTGCCTGCCACCTTTGCCAATGCCGAAATTGGCGGTTGGATGTCGTTGTTGAAAAACAAAATCTACCTTGACGCTACTTATTACCAAATGAACGGCACTAACGAACTCCTCAACATCCGCCAGCCTGACAATTCCACTGACTATCAAGCGGCAGGAAAAACCCTGCACAAAGGCGTCGAATTTGGCATCACCTACAAGCCATCCAAAGAGATGTTTGTGCGTTTTGGCGGTACCCATTCCATTCACCGTTTTGTGGAGTTTATCCTCAGCCAACGCGCCTCCGACGCGCTCAAAGACGTCAATGGCAAGGACATGCCTTCCGCACCGCGTTGGGTATGGAACGGCGAAGTGAGCTATTATCCCAAATGGTTCAAAAACTTCCGCACGTCGGTAGAATGGCAACACCTGAGCAAATGGTATCAGAATCAAATCAATACGGTCGTGTACGATGGCTATGATTTGGTCAACTTCCGAGCTGGGTATCAATGGAAAGGCATCGAACTCTTTACCAATGTCATGAACTTGACCAACGCACTGTACGCCACCAACGCCACACGCGGCAACGCCACCACCGACCGCACTACGTTCACACCCGCCGCACCGCGTACGTTTACGGTAGGGGTGCAATATAATTTTAAGGGAAAATAA